The genomic stretch CTGGTTTGTGTTGGGAAGTCCGAAGTTGTTGCCTTTGACCCATTTGCCCTGGGCATCTTGCACCATGTAGGGGCTTAGCAGCCAGCTGGACTCGGAGGATGAAGGTAGAATGCCATCGACGAAGAACTTGACGTTGCGCCATTGTTGACCGGGAGATGCTACCAGGTCGCCTTCGTCGAGCTGATTCTTGCTCGCCACCGCTTGGGAGATGATGGTTGGGAAATCAGTGCTGCCGAAGATTCCAAAGTTGTTGAAGACACGAGCGGTAAGCTCGTTGGATGCCTTGAGGCTAGACCAGGCTGTGTGAGGAGTCTGGAGTGCGTCCAGGAAACTAGTGATACCCTTCTGGCGCAACTGTGATAGTGCAACAGTGGCGGCATCGAGCTGGGAAATGCCACGGTCGCCCATAAGCGCTCGGATGGGAACAACAGCATTCTCCTCGAGCACACCAGTAAGGTCACCGTTGGCATCGCGTCCGAGCCTGCCACCAGGAGGGTTGGGCGAGCTGCGAGTGATGTTGACGGCCTCGAGAGCCTTGGTATTGACAAAGATGTTGTGTTGGCTAGTAGCGATGATAGCAATCGGGCGAGTGGTTCGGAGAGAGTCGAGCATAGACCTGTGTGCAGGTCCGTTGATAGTGGTGAATCCTTCGCGGTCGAACTCAGTAACTGTCAAAAGACCAGTCTTTCCGGGTTCCGCGTCGAGGCAGGCCTGGATGTTCTGGCGAAGAGCAGCCTGAGTGAGCTGTTGGAAGCGCATAGTACATCCAAGCATAGCTCGTCCAGCATCGAGAGGATGGATGTGAGCATCGATCAGACCAGGTATCATTGCCTTGCCGTTCAAGTCCACCACCTTGGTGGAGTTCCCGATAAGAGGCTTGCAATCCTGCTCTTGACCAACACATGTGATTACACCGTTGGTAATGGACAAAGATCCCCCAGTGACGGTGGTTGATTGAGCGTCCAGTGTGTGGATCGTTCCATTAACGAACACTGTGTCGGCGAAAGGCTCTGGTGCAGCGCGAGAAACCGCACTGCCCAAAGTCGAGCCTGCCAAACTGGCGAGCAGAAGACCTTTAACAGAAGACATATTGATGAAGAAAGAAGCGCAAACGGATGATGTGGAAACCAAAGAACAAACTCAATTAGCCAGAAAGACGAAGAGAGTAGAGTAGACAAGAAGAGTGAGGATGAGAGAGCTAGATGCAGATGATGCTCCTCTAACTTGGGAAATCATGTTGAACTTATACATCTTCTCAGGCTACTCTACCAAGCCGCCAATTCTCAACGCTATCAACACCCATTCTGAGCATTCTGTGCGTTGTGCCAGCACTCTACTGCGCAGACGTCGCCAAAAATGGCGCTAAACCCCCACGCGGTCGGGCATGCGATTCCGAGCAGGCATGGCCATGCTGCAGCCGACATTGAGTAATGACCCGGGATACTAACCGCGCACCGCCACACCGGTAGCGCCCGCCATATCCTAGCTCCCGCCGCAGCCGGGGTGGTCGGTGTTGATGTGAAACCCAGGGAAACGAAAACCATAACAAAAACATGCACCTCTATATCTCGCGTGTGAATGCCGCAATAGGTTTAGTCTGACACTTCGCTTGGAGTTTTTCAGCCGCAATTTGTCACTAATGACTATTCCCCCAGCAATCCAGGGATGTTGACGAGCGTGTTCAACCGACTTTGGACTCATACCCATATTAGTGCATGCTGAGAGCATGTCACTGTACCGCAATGAGAACGAAAGATTTCCTCATTTAGAAAAAATAGAGTAATTTTGACCGGCCAAGCCAATGACCCCCGACAACACCAGCCCTACGGGCTTACTTACCATGCATTTCCTTTTTTGCAAAGCTACTTCGAGCTTGGCTTTCTGATTAGATTTGCTTGGTAAAGCAGGAAATGCCTCAAAAAATCGTCTTTTACATTCCCCAGCTTTCCGGACCTCCTTCGCCTTGGAGGTACGTATCTACGCACGTATGCACCCGTGCATCCGGCGCAGCCCCAATCTCGATTCCGACTTCGTCCGCCGGTAACGGTTGACACTGCCACAGTGTATCCCGCGTACCGTTGCGCCACGCTACAACGGTGTTCCGTAGCCTCGCCTAAACGGTAAAAGCGCCGATACGTTTACATAAGGTGTCCGTGCACGCAATGCCCGGATCGGAGTAATGCACACCCCACCTTCACACCCAACCCACCTTCAACACCACataactccaccaatatggatCCAATCCAGGATGCAATTAATGCAATCGAATTGCGTGCTTCCGGAGAGCATTTTACATACTCGGAAATTGCAAAAAGGCTCAGTGTTGAGCGATCAACGCTGGCTAGAAGACATCAGGGCAAATGCCAGCCCCGCTCAATTGCACATCAAATCCTtcacccacaacaagagaAGGAGCTTGTAGAGTATATTCAGGGGCTTACAGCACGTCTTACACCACCTACGCGAGAGATGATTAAGAATTTCGCAAGTACTATAGCTGGAAAAGGGGTTAGTGATACCTGGGTATCCTCGTTTCTTGACAGAAACTCCCCCCATCTAATCTCACGTTGGCAATCCGGCATGGATCGCCAGCGCCACCAGGCTGATTCAGGGGCTAAATATAGCCTATACTTCGATCTTTTGCACCAGAAGATAGAGGAATATAAGATCAAGCCATGGGATATctacaatatggatgagaagggctttCTAGCTGGAGTTACTGGTAGATCAAAAAGGATATTCAGCAGACGAATGTGGGAGAAAAAGGAGGTTACTACAGCTCTTCAAGATGGCTTGCGTGAATGGGTAACCCTCCTAGCTTGTATTTGCGCCGATGGATTAGCACTACCCCCAGGCCTTATCTACCAGAGTACCTCAGGGGGGCTTCAATCAAGCTGGGTACAGGATATCAGTGAAGGAGAACACTCAGCCTTCATTACTTCATCTCCATCAGGCTGGACAAACAACGAGATAGGGGTCGCCTGGCTCaaacaggtgtttgatcgaTTCACCAAATCCAAGAGCTACTCCTCCTACCGATTGCTACTCCTagatggccatggatctcatgTAACTCAGGAGTTTCTTGAATTCTGCGATCAAAACAAGATTCTTGTGGCTATCTTTCCCCCCCATTCAACCCATACCCTTCAGCCATTAGATGTTGTAATGTTCAAACCTCTCTCAACTGCGTACTCAAAGGAGCTATCCAACTACCTTCACAACAGCCAGGGGCTTCTATCAGTTGagaaaggagacttcttccccctTTTCTGGAGAGCCTGGGTGTCCTCCTTTAAGAAAAACACTATCCAAAAGTCCTTCATGGCCACAGGGATCTGGCCGCCCGATCCAACCCCTATACTTAAAAGATTCAACCGCAACACCCCTGAGGTATCAAGCTCAGATGAGAGCTCAGCTTCTGTACTCAGTGGATCAGACTGGCGTAAAATTAAGGCTCTAGTTAATCAAACAGCAGCTGATAGAACAAGTAAGGAGGTGAAGAAACTACACAGATCACTCCATCACATCTCAACCCAAAACGAGCTACTCCGCCATGAGATAAAGGGACTAAAGGAGGCCCTGAGTaccaagaagaagcagaaaaAGAAGAGCTACTCCTTAGATCTTCAAACTAATCAGGATGGGTATCATGGAGGAGCTGTTTTCTGGTCGCCAAGGAAACTTCGCCAAGCCCGGGAACGTAGGGTAGTAGAAGAACGTGAGAAAGACGAGTTACAACTCCAAAAAGCTCGTAGATTAGAATTGAAAGAGCAGGCTAGGTTATACAAACTTCAAGTAGCTCAGGAGAAGCGTGTGGAGCGGGAGAGACTCAAGGAGGTGCGcgagaaggagaaggctGAAAAGATGGCTGAACGGGCACGTGAAAAAGCAGCTCGCGACTCACAAAAGGCTATTCAACAAGCCCAAAAGAGTAAGCGCAAGGCCTCACAAAGCTCTACTCAAAAGCAGAAGCGTCAGAAACGCGTTGTTGCTGCTACAGGTGCTAAGGAGTCCTCAGGGGCTGCACCAGCTGCCCCACTTCTCAGACGGGTCTGAACAACAAATCAACGGTACAAGGGTGGTCACTTACGGGTACGCTATATACCagggccaggccgccgtggcgactggacaaggctcactaaatgcccttagccacgtcttcgatgcggaggctataggcgcgtgcagaggactcaaacacgcactacaactctcactgcctagccagagggagatcgtactttgcatagacagcacttcggtaatatggggcatacgcggaaccgcccctacctcctcccaatgggcgttcctccaaatccatggagctatggaggcctacaacgtgaaaacgcggtgggcgccgggacacatgaagattgttggaaacgagctcgccgaccagctggctgacagcgaggccaaagacccgcaccagccatacggcatggccgcctcccccacaagatccggtatacgaacagtaggccgccgcctcctcgaacatacaagggacacttggtggcaggataagagcagtaggctatcagcatggtacacgcaatggcagctgccatacgatactaggcgcacgcccgcagcgctatggctacccgaaggatactcgcgaaagtccttatgatacgctcaacgcatggcgactttgaatggtaccaccgaaaattcaaccacgaggatacctcgaaatgcctatgcggcaggcccaagacgccagaacacctagtgttctgcaagagagccacaacacacttcaagaagtggcctctacgccccatcgtgccccctcgcacaagacaggaaggcctagcgtacctcgcgcaattaatagaccagccacaagagttcgagaccttcgtgaaggtaacgaactccttctatgacgagtgatttctattcttgaatttcacaagacccgctgaattccttggcattcagtgtaggattcgcggcaaaacgccgcatagatgccacaacccacacgctctctcTCAAACCTTTTATTATATCTCAaattgcctcttgttactttttcgtttctctctctaaaaagcagttactgtactgcatcgatcaaaggcgcaagccacgaaatactagaatattgtaggaaaacggcttcaaatggcgggagtccttttcacgaacatgtatataggcaggacatcactccccttagatacaaaacacctaggaataggttccacgaggcaagtgcgacaacactataagaccacggcgggacccgcccgaataccctatgggaggttacagatagggcgttaaaccacaatcaacatcaacaaccAGCTGCcccacacacacacacaccgaacaccaacttttaAGGAATTTGGGACCCTTATAAAATTATACGATTTTTACATCATTTTAACGGCACGGCGGCCTGTAACTACCTCAGCTAAATAACCGCTTTCTGCTCTCGCGGAGGTGGTTAGAATGGCTAATGTAGAAACTCCAGAGAGGGCGCCACGGAGTGCCCAACCCCCCCATACACGATCAGAGGAGCCTGAGAGCCCTATTAATACTGACCTGCGCGGCAACAagaggaggcagcgagcacATACTCGTGCTGAACCTTCTATCGGTAGCACTGCGCCCACCTCCTACAATCAAGCTGTCTCTGAAGCGGTCCGCCAGCGGATTCAGGCAGCCCAAAAAGCTACAAACCTCCACCACTCCATCATAACGGATCTAGCGACAGCTGTCGACAGATGCCTTGGGAAGTACACCGACCCAGACGGAGCCCGTGTGGCTAAGGACCTTCAACAGAAGGTGCTAAGGGCTATTAACACCtccctaatcacgcccctaatcacgcccccAAACTCAGGGAGCGACTCTGACACTACGCACCGCTCCTGGGCGGACGTAGCTAGGACCCTGAAAAATCCAACCCCCCAGCAAGGGGGGCCGCTACGACGAAAGCGGCCACGGCTGCCCCAAAGCAGCTAGCTCAAACTCCTAGGCGACCTCTAAACACTGACAACCGTATCCTTATAGCGGTTGGAGCGGAGGCTCGGCTCCAACGGGCATCACCATTTGCGGCCCGCATGGCTATTGTAAAGGCGATTAAGGAAATTACCCCTCCGACATACCTACGGCAAAACATATCAAGACTGGCTGGGCGATTACGCCCCGCAACGACAAAATCAAGGCCCTGCTTATGGGCAGGAGAATCGCGAACTCATGATCCGAGCGGTAGAGGGCGAGAGCGCAAGACTACCTGAACGATGGGTGAACTATGCAGTCCAGGGCGTAGAAAGCTCATACCGCACTATCACAGGGGAAAGTATACCCACCACAATAGACGATATAGTCAGCGAAGCTCTGTCCCAGACAGGGATCGAACCGGCGAGCTGCCGGCCCTCCAGACATGGACCCACGGAGGGAAGGACAACCTGGATTATATCTTTCACCagacccgtacgatcgtttCGCCTATTTGGGACGGGCGACTACGCGCACGAGATAAAGAAGAACTCACCTGCAATGCTGCACGACCCAGGCTGCCTAGGGTACTGCAaaaccagccgctgcacaAGGCCAGCCCGCTGCACGACATGCAGCAAAACAACGGCAACTCACCAGGGACCACACGGAGAACAATGCAAAGATACACCAAAGTGCGCCAACTGCCACGGCCCATTTCCAGCAACCCACGACAAGTGCCCAGCAGCCCCAACGAGGGCGAACGGCCGACTCATCCAACCCACAAAGGGGGAACTAAAAGTCATTAGGGAGGCGGGTGACCGTGCTTCTGAGGCAATGCAGCCAGCTAGAGGAAGACAGACAGGCAGCACGGTCGAAACCTCCATTGAAATCACGGACGGCGACATAGCTAATACTACTGAGCCTGTGGGAACACCTACGGACGCAAGTAAAAGAAGCCGACAAGACGTAAACAACCTAAACACAGCCACTGTTAGAGAGCCCGCAACCACCCTAGGGACTAGGAGGTCTAAGAGAACAGCTGCAACTACGCAAGACCTCAACCTAGCGCGAATGTCTGCTAGAAGCGTGCAGCCTAGCACCGCTGACCAAGACCCTAATACGTCATCGTCTGAGCACGCTGACACTGAAATGAGCCTCGGATCTAGTGCGTAATGAGGGCACAACCCGCAAATTCACCCGGCGAAACCACGCCACACCGACACAGACAAATGCAGGTATGCTGGGTGAATGTGGCCAGAAGCTCGCCTTGCCACATTACAGCCTTAGAACGTGCATGGGAAGCAGACATAGACATAGTATGCATCCAAGAACCCTTTACTCTCACTGGAACCCGGACCTCTACACACCCAGGATTCCATATGATATCGCCAGTGATAAGCTGGAACAACCCCACAACGTGGGGAACTGACCGACCACGGGTGCTCACCTATACCCGTAAGAGCCCAAATATAAGGGCTACTCTTATACACCCACGCATCAGCCGGGATGTGCTATGGATCGAGGCCAACGGCTACCGCATATTGAATGTTTATAGGCAGCCACAGAATGACTCGACATTTCAATACCTCACAGCTTTAACGCCACCCCGTAACTGCCTTATAGGGGGTGACTTAAACGCCCGCCATGAACTTTTTGAGCCCGGCTCCACGTCGGCCAATAGGGGGCAGAGATCGCCCGCTGGGCCACTCAGAACGACATACCCTACATCGGCGAGGCAGGTAACCCAACACATCGGGCGGGACACGTGCTAGACGTATCCTTCTCAAATATACCCTTCGCTAGAACGACAGTCCGCGAAGATATGTATACAGGGTCAGACCATTTCACCCTAGTGACTGTCCTTCCAAGCCGAGGGAGAGCGGTGCTAGAACAGCATCACTACCGGGTCCACGAGAGAAACATAGATAGGTTTGCCGGGCTAGTTCAACTCTACACAGTAGGCGTACAGCCAATTAGCAATAGCGCCCCAGCGGACGTAATCGACGCAAGCATAGCTAGAATCACCCAAGCTATAGGAGATGCAATGCACGCGGCGGAACACCAAATAGAGAAAAAGGCCACTCCGCCCCATGGTGGACAGAGGACTGTAGAGTGGCGTATAAGCGGCATATCCAGGAAAAGTCGGACTATGGCCAATCCCCCTCAGAAGCCACCCGTGCGTTCCTAGCTACGGTACGAAAAGCCAAGAGAACGtactggcagcagcgcatagacggctgtaataacgacaaagatcTATACAAGCTAGTAGGCTGGCATAAACTATCATTCGACCAACGGGACACCCCACTTGTAATCGAAGGTAGGACAATCACAGCACCACTCGAGAAAGCTGAGGCACTTAGAGAGGCAATCCTCGACCGTTTTTCGGCGGAGGACGACCTCCTAGAACCACCGCCTCTTGACAACGACCCGCAAACCACGCCACTACCATGGGACACATACATATCGATGGAGGAGACTGAACGCTACGTGATTGGAGTATCTAGCACCTCCCCAGGACCCGATCAGGTGACCGTCCGACTCCTAAAGGCATGCTGGGAACACATTAGACACCTAGTGCTAGGCATCTACCGGGCGTGCATGGAACAAGGCCACTACCCAGCCGCCTggaagacggtagaagtggCCATGATACCCAAAGTCGGGAAGAAGGATAAGTCCTCACCCAGATCAATGAGACCAATTGCCCTATCGTCCTGTCTAGGGAAGGGACTCGAGCGTATCATAGCAAGGCGCATAGCACACACAGCTATGGCTTTTGACATCCTAAGCCCACAGCACGGTGGAGCGCTGCCAAAACGCTCTGCGATGGACCTGGCGACCGCATTCACACACGACGTGGAGATGGCTTGGTCAAGACACGAGCATGTCTCTATGCTCACGTTAGACGTCCAAGGGGCGTTTGACGCGCTACTGAAAAACAGGCTACTACACCGAATGCGGCAACAAGGGTGGCCACCCCTACTCCGGAAATTTATCCAGAACTTCCTGTCGGAAAGGAGGGTGCGAGTACGCCTAGGCAATGTCACTACACCTGTACATCGAGTGGCCTGCGGCACCCCGCAGGGATCGCCGCTATCACCGGTCCTATACACCCTATACCTAGCTGAACTACTCAACCAGGACCGAAAACTCCGGTTCGGGTAtgccgacgacatcaacctataccgggtctcccactctttagacgagaacgtcgcactgctagcagaggacctcaaatctatcaatgaatggggagctgcgaacaagatcacgtttgcaccagagaaacgggagctgatccacctcacgcgccagaaaggactacatgcgccgccaatccaattggaagatcaaacaattcaccctatagcccctgcgcagggggaagccagacagcgctgcgctggcttggggtgtggtttgataggggactaactttcaagaagcacgtcgcagaaagggcggcgcaagctaggaaagtagcgaaccatctccggagcctcgccaacacagcccacggccctccagcaggatcgctacgcaaggcagccataacatgtatcctgcccatactactatacggagccgaaacatggtacgagggcaggacgaagaacccacgaattgcaagggtttcccgtaaacccacggtcagcactagggtaggctggcacctaaccacgatagatcaggcactaatagcagccacgaaggcaatcctccctgcgtggaggacaacaccaaacgcagtactgctaagagaagctgcgatgccgtcggcacaggtggcgctagaggaggccaagctccgctttgcagttcacctacgcacgatagacgacaagcacccacttactaatagaactacactgccactagtcatacgaggacgcgcagcgggcaaccgacggataccaagatcgaaggttcagcgcgtagcacaactgctacccgccacaccccgaaacgtcctagccagccctcacttttcagacgggtcgaggcaggatccaacgcaagggcaaggaaaggacattgctgcccagaatttcaccatctggtgggagtctcttggacaagagacaatcactgtcttctcagacgggtctgaacaacaaatcaacggtacaagggtggtcacttacgggtacgctatataccagggccaggccgccgtggcgactggacaaggctcactaaatgcccttagccacgtcttcgatgcggaggctataggcgcgtgcagaggactcaaacacgcactacaactctcactgcctagccagagggagatcgtactttgcatagacagcacttcggtaatatggggcatacgcggaaccgcccctacctcctcccaa from Pyrenophora tritici-repentis strain M4 chromosome 1, whole genome shotgun sequence encodes the following:
- a CDS encoding metal-dependent hydrolase protein, which encodes MSSVKGLLLASLAGSTLGSAVSRAAPEPFADTVFVNGTIHTLDAQSTTVTGGSLSITNGVITCVGQEQDCKPLIGNSTKVVDLNGKAMIPGLIDAHIHPLDAGRAMLGCTMRFQQLTQAALRQNIQACLDAEPGKTGLLTVTEFDREGFTTINGPAHRSMLDSLRTTRPIAIIATSQHNIFVNTKALEAVNITRSSPNPPGGRLGRDANGDLTGVLEENAVVPIRALMGDRGISQLDAATVALSQLRQKGITSFLDALQTPHTAWSSLKASNELTARVFNNFGIFGSTDFPTIISQAVASKNQLDEGDLVASPGQQWRNVKFFVDGILPSSSESSWLLSPYMVQDAQGKWVKGNNFGLPNTNQTQLQDLLTRTLDAGMGLHVHASGDQAVRTILDVATAMNRTFAPSDIGIAHAELVAVEDRNRFGELGIPIIASYQWAQKSTYWAGDNSQVLGAERMALCQGSGHLNNAGALIAYGSDWPVDPLDPFLALAIGVTRSGDPLNKNAHASFGAQFVGRLDQQPGLSREASLRGMTTAAAIYLNASSSIGSLEKGKFADLLILDKDYFDEKAVPDEQLARNKVLLTMVGGRAVFADKAATFLPSEWHAESQKLESNQVVQRMKPGNILSRAITGRACGSHSGHEH